The following are from one region of the Salvia splendens isolate huo1 chromosome 2, SspV2, whole genome shotgun sequence genome:
- the LOC121763794 gene encoding probable envelope ADP,ATP carrier protein, chloroplastic encodes MRDNSQATLTWREIPGLDPTCLSAPRLRQCKSRPFGDGRGPNFACISLAEKREDKEFSPSFDQILKHPLAMVALVPKDAALFAAGAIAGAAAKTVTAPLDRIKLLMQTHGLRAGQAGAKKGIGFLEAISLVGKEEGLKGYWKGNLPQVIRVIPYSAVQLFAYESYKKLFRGKDGELSLIGRLAAGACAGMTSTFVTYPLDVLRLRLAVEPGYKTMSQVAANMLREEGFASFYNGLGPSLIGIAPYIAVNFCVFDLVKKSLPEKYQKRTEASMVTALVSATVATLMCYPLDTVRRQMQLKGTPYVTVLDAIPGIVARDCLVGLYRGFIPNALKSLPNSSIRLTTFDSVKRLIASGEKELQRITEENHKNADQSASDNGSS; translated from the exons ATGCGCGATAATTCTCAAGCTACATTGACATGGCGGGAAATTCCGGGCCTTGACCCGACCTGCTTGAGCGCCCCGCGCCTCCGCCAATGCAAATCTAGACCCTTCGGCGATGGCAGAGGGCCTAATTTTGCGTGTATTTCGCTCGCGGAGAAGAGGGAGGACAAGGAGTTCTCGCCCTCGTTCGATCAGATTCTGAAGCATCCACTCGCTATGGTTGCATTGGTCCCCAAAGACGCCGCTCTCTTCGCCGCCGGGGCTATCGCCGGCGCCGCCGCCAAAACCGTTACTGCTCCGCTCGACCGTATCAAGCTTCTTATGCAG ACTCATGGGCTTAGAGCTGGACAAGCTGGTGCGAAGAAGGGAATTGGTTTTCTTGAG GCTATCTCGTTGGTCGGAAAGGAAGAAGGGCTAAAAGGTTACTGGAAAGGGAATCTCCCTCAG GTGATTCGGGTTATACCTTACAGTGCAGTTCAACTTTTTGCCTATGAATCATACAAG AAACTTTTCCGGGGAAAGGATGGTGAACTCTCTCTAATTGGAAGATTAGCTGCAGGTGCTTGTGCTGGCATGACTTCAACTTTC GTTACATACCCGCTAGATGTCCTCCGTTTGAGGTTAGCTGTTGAACCTGGCTACAAAACTATGTCACAG GTTGCTGCAAACATGTTGAGAGAGGAAGGATTTGCGTCATTTTATAACGGTCTAGGACCTTCTCTTATTGGAATTGCACCTTACATTGCAGTGAATTTCTGTGTTTTTGACTT GGTGAAGAAGTCTCTCCCAGAAAAGTATCAGAAGAGGACTGAAGCATCCATGGTGACTGCACTGGTGTCAGCGACTGTAGCCACACTCATGTGCTATCCTTTGGACACTGTTAGGAGGCAGATGCAACTGAAGGGTACCCCTTACGTGACAGTTTTGGATGCCATTCCCG GTATTGTGGCTCGCGATTGTTTAGTGGGACTGTACAGGGGTTTCATCCCCAATGCATTAAAGTCTCTTCCCAACAGCAg CATAAGGCTTACCACATTTGACAGTGTGAAGCGTCTTATCGCGTCAGGGGAGAAAGAACTTCAAAGGATTACGGAGGAAAACCACAAGAATGCAGATCAAAGTGCTAGTGACAACGGATCTAGTTAG
- the LOC121792103 gene encoding protein root UVB sensitive 5-like isoform X2 — translation MVQCNSKPCDTDSVSDDYLECILLQFPTNVTGWICHTLVTSTLLKAVGVGSFSGTTAAASAAAIRWVSKDGIGALGRLFIGGIFGNLFDDDPKQWRLYADFVGSAGSIFDLSTQLYPAYFLPLASLGNLAKAVGRGLRDPSFRVIQNHFAISGNLGEVSAKEEVWEVAAELVGLALGILALDTPGLSSSYPTLTLTWFGVRLLHLWFRYLSLSVLRFNTINLKRARILVNSHISWQKIPGIRDCNKLENILVWEKFLKPKITFGVPLEEMINGKKPGSLVKILLKLYAKEKYFLVVNQLGTEFEIFVSFKEGATSLSVLRSVWQSYWLHQNRSKSDDVLSQLEQSLIALNDTFDDFLLQLERSGWETNQMYLKVPKEISIQEQSPASS, via the exons ATGGTGCAATGCAACTCAAAACCCTGTGATACAGATTCAGTGTCAGATGATTACTTGGAGTGCATATTGCTTCAGTTCCCAACTAATGTTACAGGGTGGATATGTCATACACTGGTCACTTCCACTCTTCTAAAG GCTGTTGGAGTAGGGTCATTTTCAGGAACTACAGCAGCAGCTTCTGCCGCTGCTATTAG ATGGGTGTCAAAGGATGGCATTGGTGCTCTTGGCCGTTTATTCATAG GTGGAATATTTGGTAACCTTTTTGATGATGATCCAAAACAATGGCGCTTATATGCAGATTTTGTTGGTAGCGCTGGGAG CATCTTTGACCTCAGCACCCAGCTTTATCCCGCATACTTTTTACCTTTAGCATCACTGGGAAATCTTGCCAAG GCAGTAGGTAGAGGTTTAAGAGATCCTTCATTCCGTGTGATCCAAAATCATTTTGCAATCTCTGGGAATCTGGGAGAAGTATCAGCCAAG GAGGAAGTGTGGGAAGTGGCTGCTGAGCTGGTTGGCCTTGCTTTAGGCATACTTGCTCTG GATACGCCTGGATTATCATCTTCATATCCTACTTTGACACTCACATGGTTTGGAGTGCGTCTTCTTCACCTCTGGTTCCGTTACCTGTCCCTCTCAGTTCTGCGGTTTAACACG ATAAATCTCAAGCGTGCACGGATATTGGTGAACTCGCATATTTCATGGCAAAAGATTCCTG GAATCAGGGACTGCAACAAGCTGGAAAATATATTGGTATGGGAAAAATTTCTTAAACCAAAAATTACTTTTGGTGTGCCCTTGGAAGAGATGATTAATGGCAAGAAACCTGGCTCTCTG GTGAAGATACTTCTCAAACTATACGCAAAGGAGAAATATTTTCTTGTGGTGAACCAACTCGGAACAGAATTTGAGATCTTTGTCTCGTTCAAG GAGGGAGCTACAAGTCTATCAGTCCTACGAAGTGTGTGGCAATCCTACTGGCTCCATCAAAATCGGAGCAAATCAGATGATGTCTTGAGCCAACTTGAGCAAAGTTTGATTGCTTTAAACGATACATTTGATGATTTTTTGCTACAACTGGAAAGGAGTGGATGGGAGACAAATCAGATGTATCTCAAGGTCCCTAAGGAAATTTCAATTCAAGAACAGTCTCCAGCGTCGTCATAA
- the LOC121792103 gene encoding protein root UVB sensitive 5-like isoform X1, producing MASLRLSCQSFNFSSRQSPNPARVDRFQILCSNLPHSAGAEDSQCIKENNEAPFVLLEKYGNGTSKRFILESDRLIRTVLEEDGLPQTNVMQNSHVEGSDDYLSWLPKTIKDFILPAGFPDSVSDDYLECILLQFPTNVTGWICHTLVTSTLLKAVGVGSFSGTTAAASAAAIRWVSKDGIGALGRLFIGGIFGNLFDDDPKQWRLYADFVGSAGSIFDLSTQLYPAYFLPLASLGNLAKAVGRGLRDPSFRVIQNHFAISGNLGEVSAKEEVWEVAAELVGLALGILALDTPGLSSSYPTLTLTWFGVRLLHLWFRYLSLSVLRFNTINLKRARILVNSHISWQKIPGIRDCNKLENILVWEKFLKPKITFGVPLEEMINGKKPGSLVKILLKLYAKEKYFLVVNQLGTEFEIFVSFKEGATSLSVLRSVWQSYWLHQNRSKSDDVLSQLEQSLIALNDTFDDFLLQLERSGWETNQMYLKVPKEISIQEQSPASS from the exons atgGCTTCGCTGCGATTGAGCTGCCAGAGCTTCAACTTCAGCTCCCGGCAGAGTCCAAATCCGGCGAGAGTTGATCGGTTTCAGATTTTGTGCAGCAATCTACCGCATTCCGCCGGAGCAGAAGACTCGCAATGTATAAA GGAGAATAACGAAGCGCCATTCGTTTTGCTGGAGAAATACGGCAATGGCACATCCAAACG CTTTATTTTAGAATCTGATCGGCTAATTAGAACCGTTCTCGAGGAGGATGGTTTGCCCCAAACCAATGTGATGCAAAACTCGCACGTTGAGGGAAGTGACGATTACCTGTCTTGGCTTCCAAAAACCATCAAAGATTTTATCCTTCCTGCAGGTTTCCCAG ATTCAGTGTCAGATGATTACTTGGAGTGCATATTGCTTCAGTTCCCAACTAATGTTACAGGGTGGATATGTCATACACTGGTCACTTCCACTCTTCTAAAG GCTGTTGGAGTAGGGTCATTTTCAGGAACTACAGCAGCAGCTTCTGCCGCTGCTATTAG ATGGGTGTCAAAGGATGGCATTGGTGCTCTTGGCCGTTTATTCATAG GTGGAATATTTGGTAACCTTTTTGATGATGATCCAAAACAATGGCGCTTATATGCAGATTTTGTTGGTAGCGCTGGGAG CATCTTTGACCTCAGCACCCAGCTTTATCCCGCATACTTTTTACCTTTAGCATCACTGGGAAATCTTGCCAAG GCAGTAGGTAGAGGTTTAAGAGATCCTTCATTCCGTGTGATCCAAAATCATTTTGCAATCTCTGGGAATCTGGGAGAAGTATCAGCCAAG GAGGAAGTGTGGGAAGTGGCTGCTGAGCTGGTTGGCCTTGCTTTAGGCATACTTGCTCTG GATACGCCTGGATTATCATCTTCATATCCTACTTTGACACTCACATGGTTTGGAGTGCGTCTTCTTCACCTCTGGTTCCGTTACCTGTCCCTCTCAGTTCTGCGGTTTAACACG ATAAATCTCAAGCGTGCACGGATATTGGTGAACTCGCATATTTCATGGCAAAAGATTCCTG GAATCAGGGACTGCAACAAGCTGGAAAATATATTGGTATGGGAAAAATTTCTTAAACCAAAAATTACTTTTGGTGTGCCCTTGGAAGAGATGATTAATGGCAAGAAACCTGGCTCTCTG GTGAAGATACTTCTCAAACTATACGCAAAGGAGAAATATTTTCTTGTGGTGAACCAACTCGGAACAGAATTTGAGATCTTTGTCTCGTTCAAG GAGGGAGCTACAAGTCTATCAGTCCTACGAAGTGTGTGGCAATCCTACTGGCTCCATCAAAATCGGAGCAAATCAGATGATGTCTTGAGCCAACTTGAGCAAAGTTTGATTGCTTTAAACGATACATTTGATGATTTTTTGCTACAACTGGAAAGGAGTGGATGGGAGACAAATCAGATGTATCTCAAGGTCCCTAAGGAAATTTCAATTCAAGAACAGTCTCCAGCGTCGTCATAA